The following nucleotide sequence is from Calditerricola satsumensis.
TGACCTTGTTTTCCGACGGTTTGGAAGGCTACGCGGAAGGGGTGATGGAGCGCCTTCCGCTGTACCGCGAGGAAACGGTGGACAGTGCGTGGTACCTCCTTCGGGACGTCGTCCTCCCGCGCGTGGTGGGGAAATCCTTCCCCAACCCCGAGTCCCTGGTCGAGGCGCTCAAGCCGCTGCGCGGCAACCGCCAGGCCCTGGCCATGGTGGAGATGGCCTTCTGGGATCTCTGGGCCAAGGGCTTGGGCGTGCCGCTGTGGCAGCTCTTGGGCGGCGTGCGGACGGCCATTCCCGTGGGCGTGTCGCTGGGCATTCAGCTGTCGCTGGCGGCGACGGTCGAGGCGGTGGAACGGGCCGCGGCGCAGGGGTACAAGCGCGTCAAGCTGAAGATCAAACCGGGGTGGGATGTGGCCGTTGTGGCGGCGGTGCGCGAGCGTTTCCCTGACCTCGATCTCACCGTCGACGCCAACGCGGCGTACACGCTGGCCCAGGAGACTGTCTTCATCGCCCTCGACGAATTCCGTCTAACGTACATCGAGCAGCCGCTTTCCTACGACGACCTCGTCGACCACGCCAAGCTGCAGGCGCGGCTGAAGACGCCGCTGTGCCTCGACGAGTCGATCCTCTCGCCGGAGGACGCCCGCAAGGCGCTGGAGCTGCGCGCCTGCGGGGTGATCAACATCAAGGTGGCCCGCGTCGGCGGCCATCTCGCCGCGCGGCGCGTCCACGACATCGCCCAGGCCTTTGGCGCGCCGGTGTGGTGCGGCGGCATGCTCGAGGCCGGTGTGGGGCGAGCACACAACCTGCATCTGTCCACCCTGGCCGGCTTCACCCTGCCCGGCGACACCAGCTCGGCCAGCCGCTATTGGGCGGAGGACATCGTCAACGAGCCGCTGGAAGCGGAAAACGGCGTCGTACCGGTTCCGGCGGGGCCGGGCATCGGCGTGACGCTCAACCGCGACGTCGTCGCCCGCGTCACCGAGGCGGCCGTCACGCTCAAGCCGGAGGTGGGGCGCGGTGGCTGAGGTGAAGGTGCGCGAGCTGCGCGGGGTGGAGGAGCTGGAACGCGTCGTCGCGCTGCAGCAGGCGGTGTGGGGCTTTGCCGACCGCGACGTCGTTCCCGCAGCGTTGCTCATCGCCGCCCAGGAGGAGGGGGCCCTCATCGCCGGGGCCTTCGCCCAGGGCGAGCTGATCGGCTTCGTGTTCGGCTTTCCCACGCGCGATCCGGCGCAGCAACACTCGCACATGCTCGGCGTGCTGGAACCCTACCGCGGCACCGGCGCGGCCCTCGCCCTCAAGCGCTTCCAGCGCGACTGGTGCCTTGCGCGCGGCATCGCCCGTGTGGTGTGGACGTACGATCCCCTGCGCGGCGGCAACGCCAACTTCAACGTGCGCAAGCTGGGCGTGACGGTGCGGCGCTACCTGCCCGACTGCTACGGCGCCCTACGCGGCGTCAACGCGGGGGCGCCGTCGGACCGCTTCTGGGCCGAGTGGGAGCTGGCCTCCCCGCGCGTGGCGGCCCGCCTAAGCGCGCCGCTGCCGCCCGCCGACGTGCGCGACGTGCCCTTCGCCAACCGCGTCGACGGCGACGTGCCGCGGGAGGCGGTGCTCGACCTCGACGCGCCGCGCCTCCTCGTGCGCATTCCCGACGACTGGGGGGCGATCCTGGGCCGCGATCCGGCCTTGGCCCTGCGGTGGCGGCTGCACGCCCGCGAGGTGTTCGGCCACTACTTTGCCCGCGGGTACCGGGTGACGGAGTTTGTCCCCCGCCCCAACGCCTACGTTCTCGAACGCATCCCGGTGGGGGAGGGTGGCTGAATGTCGGCGATTTTGGCCTACCTGGCGCGCCACTGCGACGCGATGCTGCGCGACATCGAGACGCTCGTGCGGGCCGCGTCGCCCTCGACGCGGAAAGCGCTCGTTGACCGCTGCGGCCGTGTGCTGGCGGAGCTGGTGGCGGCGCGGTTGGGGGTAAGGGGGGAGAGGATTCCCCAGGCGGAGGTGGGGGACCATTACCGGTTCGCCATCGGGGACGGGGACCGGCAGGTCCTCCTCCTCGCCCACCACGACACGGTGTGGGAGGAGGGGCGCCTGGCCTTTCGCGTGGAGGGAAGCCGGGCCTACGGGCCGGGCATCTTCGACATGAAAGGGGGCATCGTCCAGGCGGTGTGGGCCCTGAAGGCCCTCGTCGACCTCGGCGTGCCCCTCGCCAAGCGCGTCGTCCTCCTGTCCACCTCCGACGAGGAGATCGGCAGCCCGACGTCGCGCGCGCTGATCGAGGCCGAGGCGCGAAACAGCGCGGCGGTGCTCGTGTTGGAGCCGGCCGCCGGCGCGGACGGGGCGCTGAAGACGGCGCGCAAAGGCGTGGGCCTTTACCGGCTGACGGTTAGGGGACGGGCGGCCCACGCCGGAAGCGACCCCGACAAGGGCGTCAGCGCCGTGGCTGAGCTGGCGCGCCAGGTCCTCGCCCTCGAGGCCCTCGCCGCTCAGGAGAAGGGGACGACGATCAACGTGGGCGTCGTTCGCGGTGGCACGCGCAGCAACGTCATTCCCGAGGCGGCGGAGGCGGAGATCGACGTGCGCGCTGCGACGCTGGATGAGGCGCGGCGCGTCGACGCGGCCATCCGCGGGCTCAAGCCCGTCCTGCCTGGGGCGACCCTTGCGGTGACGGGCGGGATCAACCGCCCGCCGATGGAGCGGACGGCGGCCATCGGCGCCCTCTTTGCACGGGCGCGCGTCATCGCCGCGCGGCTGGGCTTTTCCCTGTCCGAGGCGGCCGTCGGCGGGGCCAGCGACGGCAATTTCACTGCTGCCCTGGGCGTGCCCACCCTGGACGGGCTGGGCTGCGTCGGCGACGGCGCCCACGCGGAGCACGAGCACATCGTCATCGACGCCCTGGCCCCGCGCGCGGCGCTCTTGGCCCATCTCCTGGCCGAGCTGTAAACGGGGCCGGATTTCCCAACAAGGAGGTGGCGCCCATGGAGGCGATGCGCGCCGTCGTGTTCGATGCGTACGGCACGCTCTTCGACGTCCAGGACGCGGTGGCGGCGGTGTGCGACCGCCGCTTTCCCGGCTACGGGAAGGCGCTCGGGGAGCTGTGGCGGCGGAAGCAGCTCGAATACACCTGGCTGTGCTCGCTGATGGGCCAGTACCGCGATTTTTGGCGGCTTACCGAGGACGCGCTGGCGTACGCGCTGAAAGCGTTGGGTCTGAACGCGGCGCCGGATGCGCGCCGGGAACTGCTGGAAGCGTATCGGACCCCTCCGCCTTACCCCGAGGTTTCCCGTGCGCTAGAAGCCATGGTGGGAAAGACCTTGGCCATTCTGTCCAATGGCACGGCGGAAATGCTCCGCGCGGCCGTGGCGAACGCGGGACTGGCCGGACGGTTTGCCGCGGTGATTAGCGCCGATGAGGCACGCGTCTATAAGCCGCATCCGGACGTGTACGCGCGGGTTCTGACCCGGCTGGGCGTGGCGAAGGAGGACGTGCTGTTTGTGACGGCCAACGCGTGGGATGCGGCGGGGGCGAAGCAGTTCGGGTTCCGCGTCTGCTGGCTGAACCGGTTCGGCATGCCGTTTGACGAGGGGTTGGCCGTCCCCGACCGGGTGGTCGAACGCCTCGACCAGCTTTTCTAAGCCGCTCCGCGTCCGAACCGGATCGCGGTTCCCTTTCGCGTCCCCGATTGCGCCCCTTGCAACGGTTGGGCATGCCGATGGGCAAGCGCGATGGCGACGGATGGATTGCGCCGCCCGCGCGGTGGATATTTTCGTCGGGCGGTGGTATACTGGTTGTGTCTTGATCGAAAGCGATCGATTTAAAACGAGACGACTCGGTAAGGGGGAAGCGCCAATGGCGATCGTCAACGCCACGGATCAGACATTTCAAAGCGAAGTGGCTTCGGGGACGGTGCTGGTCGACTTCTGGGCGCCGTGGTGCGGGCCGTGCCGCATGATCGCGCCGGTGCTGGAGGAGCTGGACAAAGAGATCGGCGATAAGGTGAAGATCGTCAAGGTGAACGTCGACGAAAACCCGGACACGGCCAGCCAATACGGCGTGATGAGCATTCCGACGCTTATCCTGTTCAAAGACGGGCAACCGGTTGACAAGATCATCGGCTATCAGCCGAAGGAAGCCCTGCTCAGCCACCTCAACAAACATCTGTGAGCGGCAAGACGACAAGGAAAAAGCCTGTCCCTCGGGCAGGCTTTTTTCGTGGGAGCAAAGGGGAAAGGAGGTGAGCGATCGTGCCCCGCGACCAGCTCAAGGAGAAGCTGGCCCTGCTGCCGGCCAAGCCGGGCGTTTACCTCATGAAGGGCGCGGACGGCGAGATCCTGTACGTGGGCAAGGCCAAGGTGCTGAAAAACCGCGTCCGCTCGTACTTCACCGGCAGCCACGATGGCAAGACCCAGGCCCTGGTCAATGAGGTGGCCGACATCGACTACATCGTCACCGACAACCCCGTCGAGGCGCTGCTCCTCGAATGCAACCTGATCAAGCAGCACAAGCCCCGCTACAACGTGCTCTTGCGGGACGACAAGTCGTACCCGTACATCAAGCTGACGAACGAGCGGCACCCGCGCCTCGAAGTGACGCGGCGGGTGAAGAAGGACAAGGCCAAGTACTTCGGCCCCTACCCCAACGCCGGGGCGGCCCAGCACGCCAAGAAGCTCCTCGACCGTCTCTACCCGCTGCGCAAGTGTCGCACCCTGCCCAAGGAGGTGTGCCTCTACTATCACCTCGGCCAGTGCCTCGCCCCCTGCGTCCACGACGTCCCTCCCGAGCGGTACGCGCCGATTGTCGAGGAGATCACGCGCTTTTTGAGCGGCGACGTCGACGGCATCGTCAAGCAGTTGGAGGCGAAGATGCACGCGGCGGCCGAGGCCCTCGAGTTCGAGCGGGCCAAGGAGTACCGTGACCTGATCGCCGACATCGAGAAGGTGGCGGAAAAGCAGAAGATTGCCTTCAACGATTTCATCGACCGTGACATCTTCGCCTACCACGCCGACCGCGGCTGGATGTGTGTACAGGTGTTCTACATCCGCCAGGGTAAGCTGATCGAGCGCGACGTGGCCATCTTCCCCCACTACGGCGACCCGGCCGAGGACTTCCTTTCCTACGTGACGCAGTTCTACTTCCACCATCCCGCCCGTCCGAAGGAGATCTGGCTGCCCGAGGGCGTCGATCCCGGCGCCCTGGCGGAATGGCTCGGCGTCAAGGTCCACGTGCCGAAGCGTGGGAAGAAGAAGGAGCTCGTCGACCTGGCGGCGGAGAACGCCCGCCTGGCCCTCGAGGAGCGCTTCCGCCTTATGGAACGCGACGAGGCGCGCACGGTGGAGGCCCTCGACACGCTGGGCCGCCTTCTCGGCATCGGCTATCCGAAGCGCATCGAGGCCTTCGACAACGCCACCACCCAGGGCGTCGATCCCGTGGCGGCGATGGTCGTGTTCGTCGACGGCAAGCCGGCCAAGGCGGAGTACCGCAAGTACCGCATCCGCACCGCCGAAGGCCCGGACGACTATGCGGCGATGCGCGAGGTGATCCGCCGCCGCTACACGCGGGTGCTGAAGGAAAACCTGCCCCTGCCCGACCTGATTGTCGTCGACGGGGGCAAGGGGCAGATGTCCGCGGCCATGGACGTGCTGGAGAACGAGCTGGGGCTGTACGTGCCGGTGTGCGGCTTGGCCAAAGACGAGCGCCACCGCACCTCGCGCCTGTTGTTCGGCGATCCGCCGGAGGAGGTGCCGATCGACCGGCACAGCCACGCCTTCCACCTGCTCACGCGCATCCAGGACGAGGTGCACCGCTTCGCCAACACTTTCCATCGCCAGGTGCGCACGAAAACGGCCTTCCGCTCCGTCCTCGACGACATCCCCGGCGTCGGCCCCAAGCGGCGCCAGCTCCTTCTTTCGCACTTCGGCTCCCTCGAGCGGATCAAGACGGCCGCGCTTGAAGAGTTTCGCCAAATCGGCATCGGCGACAAGCTGGCCAAGGCGATCCAGGAGCATCTGCGGCAGGCGTAGCCCCCTCGTACGGATGGGAGGGGGCTTTTCTCCCTCGTGGTACGGCGAGGGCGATACCGTTCCCACGTGGAACGACGTCGCGGTCCATGTCTACGGCCGGGGTCACGTCATAGAGGATCGGGAGGGGATCAAGGCGATCCTGATGCACATGGTTGATCAGCATGAGGAAGCGCGACGCAAAACGGCCGCGGTTCGGCGCAACCGCGGCCGCTTGTTGTGTATTTGCCCGCTTGCCTCAGTTCCGAAGAATCCGACAACACACGCCAGCTTCAGGAAGCGGCCCGGAGCCGGACGCTTTTCCAGCCCAACCACAGAAGCGCCGACGGCAGAAGCGCGCCCAGGGCAAAAACGAGAACCGGTGCAGCGACGGTGGACAACGTCAGCAGCGGGTAAAAGGACGCGTTGGCCATCAGGTACCCGATCCACTCTAAGCCGGCGGCGCTGGCGTCAAACTGCGAAACGCTCCAGCAGGCCAGCCAGA
It contains:
- a CDS encoding M20 family metallopeptidase, producing the protein MSAILAYLARHCDAMLRDIETLVRAASPSTRKALVDRCGRVLAELVAARLGVRGERIPQAEVGDHYRFAIGDGDRQVLLLAHHDTVWEEGRLAFRVEGSRAYGPGIFDMKGGIVQAVWALKALVDLGVPLAKRVVLLSTSDEEIGSPTSRALIEAEARNSAAVLVLEPAAGADGALKTARKGVGLYRLTVRGRAAHAGSDPDKGVSAVAELARQVLALEALAAQEKGTTINVGVVRGGTRSNVIPEAAEAEIDVRAATLDEARRVDAAIRGLKPVLPGATLAVTGGINRPPMERTAAIGALFARARVIAARLGFSLSEAAVGGASDGNFTAALGVPTLDGLGCVGDGAHAEHEHIVIDALAPRAALLAHLLAEL
- a CDS encoding GNAT family N-acetyltransferase, producing the protein MAEVKVRELRGVEELERVVALQQAVWGFADRDVVPAALLIAAQEEGALIAGAFAQGELIGFVFGFPTRDPAQQHSHMLGVLEPYRGTGAALALKRFQRDWCLARGIARVVWTYDPLRGGNANFNVRKLGVTVRRYLPDCYGALRGVNAGAPSDRFWAEWELASPRVAARLSAPLPPADVRDVPFANRVDGDVPREAVLDLDAPRLLVRIPDDWGAILGRDPALALRWRLHAREVFGHYFARGYRVTEFVPRPNAYVLERIPVGEGG
- the uvrC gene encoding excinuclease ABC subunit UvrC encodes the protein MPRDQLKEKLALLPAKPGVYLMKGADGEILYVGKAKVLKNRVRSYFTGSHDGKTQALVNEVADIDYIVTDNPVEALLLECNLIKQHKPRYNVLLRDDKSYPYIKLTNERHPRLEVTRRVKKDKAKYFGPYPNAGAAQHAKKLLDRLYPLRKCRTLPKEVCLYYHLGQCLAPCVHDVPPERYAPIVEEITRFLSGDVDGIVKQLEAKMHAAAEALEFERAKEYRDLIADIEKVAEKQKIAFNDFIDRDIFAYHADRGWMCVQVFYIRQGKLIERDVAIFPHYGDPAEDFLSYVTQFYFHHPARPKEIWLPEGVDPGALAEWLGVKVHVPKRGKKKELVDLAAENARLALEERFRLMERDEARTVEALDTLGRLLGIGYPKRIEAFDNATTQGVDPVAAMVVFVDGKPAKAEYRKYRIRTAEGPDDYAAMREVIRRRYTRVLKENLPLPDLIVVDGGKGQMSAAMDVLENELGLYVPVCGLAKDERHRTSRLLFGDPPEEVPIDRHSHAFHLLTRIQDEVHRFANTFHRQVRTKTAFRSVLDDIPGVGPKRRQLLLSHFGSLERIKTAALEEFRQIGIGDKLAKAIQEHLRQA
- the trxA gene encoding thioredoxin translates to MAIVNATDQTFQSEVASGTVLVDFWAPWCGPCRMIAPVLEELDKEIGDKVKIVKVNVDENPDTASQYGVMSIPTLILFKDGQPVDKIIGYQPKEALLSHLNKHL
- a CDS encoding haloacid dehalogenase type II, which translates into the protein MEAMRAVVFDAYGTLFDVQDAVAAVCDRRFPGYGKALGELWRRKQLEYTWLCSLMGQYRDFWRLTEDALAYALKALGLNAAPDARRELLEAYRTPPPYPEVSRALEAMVGKTLAILSNGTAEMLRAAVANAGLAGRFAAVISADEARVYKPHPDVYARVLTRLGVAKEDVLFVTANAWDAAGAKQFGFRVCWLNRFGMPFDEGLAVPDRVVERLDQLF
- the menC gene encoding o-succinylbenzoate synthase, giving the protein MRIEAAELRVLRLPLKFRFETSFGVLTERTILLLTLFSDGLEGYAEGVMERLPLYREETVDSAWYLLRDVVLPRVVGKSFPNPESLVEALKPLRGNRQALAMVEMAFWDLWAKGLGVPLWQLLGGVRTAIPVGVSLGIQLSLAATVEAVERAAAQGYKRVKLKIKPGWDVAVVAAVRERFPDLDLTVDANAAYTLAQETVFIALDEFRLTYIEQPLSYDDLVDHAKLQARLKTPLCLDESILSPEDARKALELRACGVINIKVARVGGHLAARRVHDIAQAFGAPVWCGGMLEAGVGRAHNLHLSTLAGFTLPGDTSSASRYWAEDIVNEPLEAENGVVPVPAGPGIGVTLNRDVVARVTEAAVTLKPEVGRGG